TTTCCGACCTTTTTTCCACATTTTTCAAAGTATTATATGCCTGGTCAAATTGATCGTTTGTAATATAATTTTGGGCAAGAATTAAATTTGAGCCTTCATCATTTGCTTTTGCTTGTGTACTAAAGCCATACGTTAACGCAGACCACACAATAATTGTTGCTATAATTAAAAATAATAATTGCATTAAAGGTTTTTTCCTTTTCGGTTGTACAATACCTGCAGCAAGGAAACCTCCAACCAAGCCTCCTAAATGGCCAGCATTATCAATTCCTGTGGAGATAAAGCCAAATGCTAGGTTGATAATTAGTACGAAAATTACATTCATACCCATTGTTTGAAAAAAAAGCTTGGAATTTATAGTACATAAATATACAAGTGCTCCTAAGCACCCAAAAATAGCTCCACTTGCCCCGGCTGAAAGAGTTGAGCTAAATATAAAGCTGGCAATAAAACCCGATATTCCCGCAAATAGGTAGATAAATAAAAAACGACCATTTCCATAGAGTCTTTCGACTGCTATCCCCAGGTAATATAAAGCAAGGGTATTCATTGCTAAATGCATAAAGCCTATGTGTAGAAAAACAGGTGTTAAAAATCTCCACCATTCTCCTTCATAAATTAAAGGGTTAAATTTTGCACCATATTTAATTAAAGTATTAGTGTTTGTGCTACCTCCGTGTGTCTCAAGCCAGAAAAAAACAGCAACTTGAATGAGTATAAAAGCAAAGGTAAAAATCGGTTTAATGGAAGAAGCCTCCTCCTTTTCCAATTGTTTCTTTTTCTGCGCATTCTCTAAAGTTGAATTTTTAACAGCATCAACCTCAAGTTGAGTATATTCATCTTTGATAGGAAAATTGATTTCTTTATCAACCCACT
The Neobacillus sp. PS3-40 genome window above contains:
- a CDS encoding rhomboid family intramembrane serine protease, which produces MKYKEDFIFWRLAYFFISDQDYRIVQLFENQQELWLEKLESKHAQIIRIFKHQIDWSNMIQRDIEFTAANGERIRRQLALRELNVVNIYVSPYPPVDDYEFRLAKSFVLPEGNKTKVTSFLMTSGEYEAGFERLAEWVDKEINFPIKDEYTQLEVDAVKNSTLENAQKKKQLEKEEASSIKPIFTFAFILIQVAVFFWLETHGGSTNTNTLIKYGAKFNPLIYEGEWWRFLTPVFLHIGFMHLAMNTLALYYLGIAVERLYGNGRFLFIYLFAGISGFIASFIFSSTLSAGASGAIFGCLGALVYLCTINSKLFFQTMGMNVIFVLIINLAFGFISTGIDNAGHLGGLVGGFLAAGIVQPKRKKPLMQLLFLIIATIIVWSALTYGFSTQAKANDEGSNLILAQNYITNDQFDQAYNTLKNVEKRSENPSAQVYFLLSFTEIKKGMLPNARAHLQKAIKLEPKFHEAYYNLALIYLEENDYIRAKKYAEKASRLKPEQKKYANLVNEINGHIPSSDGGL